A stretch of Desulfurivibrio alkaliphilus AHT 2 DNA encodes these proteins:
- a CDS encoding type I restriction-modification system subunit M, translating into MPKKQPLKKPTKSFEQTLWETADRLRGTVESSEYKHVVLSLIFLKFVSDKFEQRKRELIAEGQGDYVDMVEFYTMKNVFYLPEEARWSTIRKAAKQDDIAVRIDTALHTVEKNNPALRGALPDNYFSRLGLDVSKLAALIDSINNIDTVADHEQDVVGRVYEYFLGKFAATEGKGGGEFYTPKCVVKLIAEMIEPFRGKIYDPCCGSGGMFVQSVKFVESHRGSKKDISIYGQEYTSTTYKLSKMNLAIRGIAANLGEAPADTFFKDQHPDLKADFIMANPPFNLKEWRAANELTDDPRWAGYEVPPTGNANYAWILHMVSKLSENGVAGFVLANGSMSTNTSGEGLIRRKLIENDLIDCMIAMPGQLFYTTQIPVCLWFITRNKKAQRIEGHSDSSHRDRRGETLFIDARNMGTMIDRTHKELTCDDIAEIARTYHAWRGEAKDGAYQDQPGFCKAATLAEIKANDYVLTPGRYVGAAEIEDDGIPFEQKMTELSQTLYRQMAEAEKLDAVIRRNLEALGYEG; encoded by the coding sequence ATGCCCAAAAAACAACCCCTCAAAAAACCCACCAAAAGCTTCGAACAAACCCTCTGGGAAACCGCCGACCGGCTGCGGGGGACGGTGGAGTCCTCCGAGTACAAACATGTGGTGCTCAGCCTCATCTTCCTCAAGTTCGTCAGCGACAAGTTCGAGCAGCGCAAGCGGGAACTGATCGCCGAGGGCCAGGGGGACTATGTCGATATGGTGGAGTTCTACACCATGAAGAACGTCTTCTACCTGCCCGAGGAGGCGCGCTGGTCCACCATCCGGAAAGCGGCCAAGCAGGATGACATCGCGGTGCGGATCGACACCGCCCTGCACACGGTGGAGAAGAACAACCCGGCCCTGCGCGGCGCCCTGCCGGACAACTACTTCTCCCGCCTGGGGCTGGATGTCAGCAAGCTGGCGGCCCTGATCGACTCCATCAACAACATCGACACCGTCGCCGACCACGAGCAGGATGTGGTGGGCCGGGTTTACGAATACTTCCTCGGCAAATTCGCCGCCACCGAGGGCAAGGGCGGCGGCGAGTTCTATACCCCCAAGTGCGTGGTCAAGCTGATCGCCGAGATGATCGAGCCTTTCCGGGGCAAGATCTACGACCCCTGCTGCGGCTCCGGCGGGATGTTCGTGCAATCGGTCAAATTCGTCGAAAGCCACCGGGGCAGCAAGAAGGATATCTCCATCTACGGCCAGGAGTACACCTCCACCACCTACAAGCTCTCCAAAATGAACCTGGCGATCCGGGGCATTGCCGCCAACCTGGGCGAGGCCCCCGCCGACACCTTCTTCAAGGACCAGCACCCGGACCTCAAGGCCGACTTCATCATGGCCAATCCGCCCTTCAACCTCAAGGAGTGGCGTGCCGCCAACGAGCTGACCGACGACCCGCGCTGGGCCGGCTACGAAGTGCCCCCCACCGGCAACGCCAACTACGCCTGGATTCTGCACATGGTCTCCAAGCTCTCGGAAAATGGTGTTGCCGGTTTTGTCCTGGCCAACGGCTCCATGTCCACCAACACCTCCGGCGAGGGCCTGATCCGCCGCAAGCTGATCGAAAACGACCTGATCGACTGCATGATCGCCATGCCCGGCCAGCTCTTCTACACCACCCAGATCCCGGTCTGCCTCTGGTTCATCACCAGGAACAAGAAGGCCCAGCGGATCGAAGGCCACAGCGACAGCAGCCACCGCGACCGCCGGGGTGAGACCCTATTCATCGACGCCCGCAACATGGGCACCATGATCGACCGCACCCACAAGGAACTGACCTGCGACGACATCGCCGAGATCGCCCGCACCTACCACGCCTGGCGCGGCGAAGCCAAGGACGGCGCCTACCAGGACCAACCCGGCTTCTGCAAAGCCGCCACCCTGGCGGAGATCAAGGCCAACGACTACGTCCTGACCCCGGGCCGCTACGTCGGCGCCGCCGAAATCGAAGACGACGGCATCCCCTTCGAGCAAAAAATGACCGAACTAAGCCAGACCCTCTACCGCCAGATGGCCGAGGCGGAAAAGCTTGATGCGGTGATACGCAGGAATTTGGAGGCGTTGGGTTATGAGGGGTGA
- a CDS encoding C-terminal helicase domain-containing protein → MIYATDTKAEDVLDIPDVNYINLEYELQWKHARYYQELVEELLVVFDSGQVIDAVTQQALYQRAQRMILSVPDPKIVPAGLDMLNQVIEETGVERLHDEKLLVYVNYRDSNDAVKAHLDKLKIGCIQIYGGATDNHKRVEQFRDDPAIKVAITQPKSGGAGLNLQFCRYMMFLELPITSSDFEQCVGRIKRSGQDRKCTVWPSCAIGTIQESIRERLLNKEDLLQTVFPTRETLRKALTGRLR, encoded by the coding sequence ATGATTTATGCCACTGATACGAAGGCGGAGGATGTGCTGGATATCCCGGATGTGAACTACATCAACCTCGAATACGAACTGCAGTGGAAACACGCTCGATACTACCAAGAGCTGGTGGAAGAATTGCTGGTCGTTTTCGATTCTGGACAGGTGATCGACGCTGTAACCCAACAGGCTTTGTACCAGCGGGCGCAGCGAATGATCTTATCTGTCCCTGACCCCAAGATAGTTCCTGCCGGGTTGGATATGCTCAATCAAGTGATTGAGGAAACAGGGGTAGAGCGGCTGCACGACGAGAAGCTGTTGGTCTACGTCAACTACCGGGATTCCAACGATGCTGTGAAGGCGCATCTTGATAAGCTGAAGATCGGTTGTATCCAGATTTACGGCGGTGCGACTGATAACCATAAACGAGTCGAGCAGTTCCGGGATGATCCTGCGATCAAGGTAGCTATCACCCAGCCCAAGTCGGGAGGTGCTGGGCTTAATCTACAGTTCTGCAGGTATATGATGTTCCTGGAGCTGCCGATTACTTCTTCTGATTTTGAACAGTGCGTAGGCAGGATCAAGCGCAGTGGGCAGGACCGAAAGTGTACCGTTTGGCCATCCTGTGCAATTGGCACAATTCAGGAGAGTATCAGGGAGAGGCTGTTAAACAAGGAGGACCTATTGCAAACTGTATTCCCAACGAGGGAAACGTTAAGAAAGGCGCTTACGGGGAGATTACGTTAA
- a CDS encoding IS256 family transposase — protein MTKSTPTALSQQGNNVADPLTDLLRDGARMLIAQAVEAELQAFMAQYSSRLEDGRRTVVRNGYLPGRTIQTGIGDVEVKVPKVRDRSGQGLKFNSSLLPPYLKRARSVDELLPWLYLRGISTGDYQEALAALLGEQAKGLSANTISRLKAKWLAEHTKWRQRDLNGKRYVYWWVDGIYSNVRMDDKLCLLVIIGVTDQGHKELIAVEDGYRESSDSWYELLAGLRARGLTTGPELAVGDGSLGFWNALGRVYPKTRHQRCWVHKTANVLNKMPKKLQLKAKADLHDIWMAETKEDASQAFDRMLARFEDKYPKAMECLAKDRDELLAFYDFPAEHWVHIRTTNPIESAFATVRLRSKRSRNCGSRDTTLTMVFKLLQSAEKRWKKIKGFRRLAEVVTGIQFKNGIKVSDQPMRMAA, from the coding sequence ATGACCAAGTCTACCCCAACCGCTCTTTCACAACAAGGAAACAATGTCGCCGACCCGCTTACCGACCTTTTGCGCGATGGTGCCAGGATGCTGATTGCCCAGGCCGTAGAAGCTGAATTACAGGCCTTCATGGCCCAATACTCCAGCCGCTTGGAAGATGGCCGCAGGACAGTGGTCCGAAACGGCTATCTTCCCGGTCGCACGATCCAGACCGGAATCGGCGATGTCGAGGTCAAAGTTCCCAAGGTGCGAGATCGTAGCGGCCAAGGCCTCAAGTTCAACAGCAGTTTGTTGCCGCCTTATCTGAAGCGGGCGCGCAGTGTCGATGAGTTGCTGCCCTGGCTTTACCTGCGAGGAATTTCCACCGGCGATTACCAGGAGGCCCTGGCCGCACTCCTCGGGGAACAGGCCAAGGGGTTGTCGGCCAACACCATCTCCCGCTTGAAAGCCAAATGGCTGGCCGAGCACACCAAATGGCGGCAACGTGACCTGAACGGAAAACGCTACGTTTACTGGTGGGTGGATGGCATCTACAGCAACGTCCGCATGGATGACAAGCTTTGCCTGCTGGTGATCATTGGAGTTACCGACCAGGGGCACAAGGAACTGATAGCGGTGGAGGATGGCTACCGGGAGTCAAGCGACAGCTGGTATGAACTTCTCGCCGGGCTGCGGGCTCGGGGCCTGACCACAGGCCCCGAGTTGGCGGTTGGCGATGGTTCCTTGGGGTTCTGGAACGCCTTGGGCAGGGTCTATCCGAAGACCCGCCACCAACGCTGCTGGGTTCACAAAACGGCCAACGTGCTGAACAAGATGCCCAAAAAGCTTCAGCTCAAGGCCAAGGCTGATTTGCATGATATCTGGATGGCTGAGACCAAGGAAGATGCCAGCCAGGCTTTTGATCGTATGCTGGCCCGTTTCGAAGACAAATACCCCAAGGCCATGGAGTGCCTGGCCAAGGACCGGGACGAGTTGCTGGCTTTTTACGATTTTCCAGCCGAACACTGGGTGCATATCAGGACCACCAACCCCATCGAGTCGGCCTTTGCCACTGTGCGCCTGCGCAGCAAGAGATCACGGAACTGCGGTTCCAGGGACACCACCCTGACCATGGTCTTTAAGCTGCTGCAAAGCGCTGAAAAAAGATGGAAAAAGATCAAGGGATTTCGCCGGCTGGCTGAGGTCGTCACCGGCATACAATTCAAAAACGGAATCAAGGTGTCAGATCAACCTATGCGGATGGCCGCCTGA
- a CDS encoding DEAD/DEAH box helicase family protein: MGYYNPAEQVTNAYPFPFELREDQKRDVDALVDYERVGIFNGLGTGKTAVSTAIALHWGLDDLTDQIVILLPPILIRQWEQWLKNFDLGITIYQGTPTKRKQLSLDNDVILTSIGVWKNDFERFKTGLGDKRVTLIVDEAACVRSPATQNFKSIREFVELSDKRLILMTATPLGSVPTSCYGLIKLKSPTIYPSHRSFRVIVKSGVWDN; this comes from the coding sequence ATGGGATATTATAACCCTGCGGAGCAGGTCACCAACGCTTATCCTTTTCCGTTTGAACTGCGTGAAGACCAGAAGCGTGATGTTGATGCCTTGGTTGACTATGAGAGGGTGGGAATCTTCAACGGCCTTGGCACAGGCAAGACAGCGGTATCGACTGCAATCGCCCTGCACTGGGGGCTGGATGACCTGACGGATCAGATCGTGATCCTGCTCCCTCCAATCCTGATCCGGCAATGGGAGCAATGGTTGAAGAATTTCGACCTCGGTATAACAATTTACCAGGGCACACCTACAAAACGAAAACAACTTTCTCTCGATAACGACGTGATTCTGACTTCCATTGGGGTCTGGAAGAACGATTTCGAGCGGTTCAAAACGGGGTTGGGAGATAAGCGGGTGACCCTGATCGTGGACGAAGCAGCGTGTGTGCGATCTCCGGCGACTCAGAATTTCAAGTCGATCAGGGAGTTTGTGGAGCTGTCTGACAAGCGGTTGATTCTTATGACCGCGACTCCGCTCGGGAGTGTGCCTACCTCATGCTATGGGTTGATAAAGTTGAAGTCGCCGACGATATATCCATCGCATCGTTCTTTTAGGGTTATAGTCAAATCTGGTGTATGGGATAACTGA
- the drt2 gene encoding antiviral reverse transcriptase Drt2, translating to MVFMRSQDHPWYKSRGYIHFDLPIGVRQAEAIATSPKRVKRHSFYPFIAYEIKSKKVRKGEDGKSLAIKEKKRPVSYASHVDSHIYTYYTYMLNEAYEKFIKDIGVEENVMAFRKLGKSNIDFANDAFNKIIERQFCAAIAFDIEGFFDNLNHSILKESWSRVLGLKKLPDDHYNVFKSLTKFSKVYKDPLYEAFAISKNNPKKKNKRVCEPRDFRKVVRKNGLVEVNNTQKGIPQGSPISALLSNIYMVEFDQIVSSVMGEINGCYLRYCDDILCIVPLARKNEIIDRINKEIKKLNLNINTDKTKTSEYRVVKGQLTCDKPLQYLGFVFDGHHKLIRSAALARFSERMKSGVRLAKLTRIKYNRVRIRKGQPRQDVYKRKIYERYSHLGQRNFIRYGLRCAETMGSSAIKKQLKPFWARLQEEIEK from the coding sequence ATGGTGTTTATGCGATCTCAAGACCACCCTTGGTATAAATCTCGTGGTTACATTCACTTTGATCTTCCTATCGGGGTTAGACAGGCTGAAGCAATAGCCACTTCTCCGAAGAGAGTGAAACGGCATTCATTTTATCCTTTCATTGCTTACGAAATAAAAAGTAAAAAAGTTCGTAAAGGGGAAGACGGGAAGTCACTGGCAATTAAGGAGAAAAAAAGACCAGTTTCATACGCTTCGCATGTAGATTCTCATATTTATACTTACTACACTTATATGCTTAATGAGGCGTATGAGAAATTTATTAAAGATATTGGTGTAGAAGAAAATGTTATGGCTTTTAGGAAACTAGGTAAGAGCAATATAGATTTTGCAAATGATGCATTTAATAAAATTATCGAAAGACAGTTTTGTGCAGCTATTGCTTTTGACATTGAAGGTTTTTTTGACAATTTAAATCATTCAATTTTGAAAGAATCGTGGTCAAGGGTTCTTGGCTTAAAAAAATTACCTGACGACCACTATAATGTCTTTAAATCTTTAACAAAATTCTCAAAAGTTTATAAAGATCCACTCTATGAAGCTTTTGCCATATCAAAAAACAACCCAAAAAAGAAAAACAAAAGAGTTTGTGAGCCAAGAGATTTCAGGAAAGTGGTCAGAAAAAATGGCCTGGTTGAAGTCAATAATACCCAGAAAGGAATTCCCCAAGGATCTCCAATAAGTGCATTACTGTCAAATATTTACATGGTTGAGTTTGATCAAATTGTATCTAGCGTAATGGGGGAAATAAACGGTTGTTATCTGAGGTATTGCGACGACATATTATGTATTGTCCCACTTGCCAGAAAAAATGAAATAATCGACAGGATTAACAAAGAGATAAAGAAGTTAAATTTAAACATCAATACGGACAAAACGAAAACATCAGAATATAGAGTTGTCAAAGGTCAACTTACGTGCGACAAGCCGCTTCAATATTTAGGTTTTGTTTTTGATGGGCACCACAAGTTAATCAGATCTGCCGCACTTGCAAGATTTTCAGAAAGAATGAAGTCCGGTGTTAGGTTGGCTAAATTGACAAGAATTAAATACAACCGTGTAAGGATAAGGAAAGGACAGCCGAGGCAGGACGTTTATAAAAGAAAAATTTATGAGAGATATTCTCATCTTGGGCAACGAAACTTCATTCGTTATGGGCTGAGATGTGCAGAGACTATGGGGTCAAGTGCCATCAAGAAACAATTGAAACCTTTTTGGGCAAGGCTTCAAGAAGAAATAGAAAAATAA
- a CDS encoding helix-turn-helix domain-containing protein yields MADRNLGAEILDGINEIKRFKKGKLELRTHELSAPSPPKVIRLKLKMSQSAFAGLMGVSVRTLQDWEQGRREPQGPAVALLRIVEQHPEVLGQLH; encoded by the coding sequence ATGGCTGACAGGAACCTTGGAGCAGAAATCCTTGACGGTATCAATGAGATTAAGCGGTTCAAGAAAGGCAAACTGGAACTGCGGACCCATGAACTTTCAGCACCGTCTCCACCCAAGGTGATTCGGCTGAAATTAAAGATGTCGCAATCGGCTTTTGCCGGTCTCATGGGAGTAAGCGTGCGGACCCTTCAGGACTGGGAGCAGGGGCGGCGGGAACCGCAAGGCCCGGCGGTTGCGCTCTTGCGTATTGTAGAGCAACACCCGGAAGTGCTTGGCCAGCTTCACTGA
- a CDS encoding type II toxin-antitoxin system RelE/ParE family toxin: MRNYLSDEEYCGLQTYLLQKPDAGDLIKGSGGVRKVRWASAGTGKSGGLRVIYYWKKSDHEIWMLTLYSKSERASIPGHTLKQIAEAIKNG, encoded by the coding sequence TTGCGCAACTACCTCTCGGACGAGGAATATTGTGGGCTGCAAACCTATCTATTGCAGAAGCCGGATGCTGGCGATCTCATCAAGGGATCAGGTGGTGTTCGCAAGGTTCGATGGGCGTCGGCGGGTACGGGAAAGAGCGGTGGCCTCAGGGTGATTTATTACTGGAAAAAATCTGACCACGAGATATGGATGCTCACACTTTACAGTAAATCGGAGCGGGCCAGTATTCCCGGGCATACGCTCAAGCAGATAGCGGAGGCAATCAAAAATGGCTGA
- a CDS encoding rubredoxin codes for MAKPEEMYQCQTSNCGYVYDPDRGDRKGKIPPGTQFEDLPESWRCPICGGTKKCFRPLAGPGSTKEAKCELPTEK; via the coding sequence ATGGCTAAGCCCGAAGAAATGTATCAGTGTCAAACCTCAAACTGCGGCTATGTTTATGACCCTGACCGTGGTGACCGTAAAGGCAAAATCCCACCAGGGACCCAATTTGAAGACTTGCCCGAAAGCTGGCGTTGCCCGATTTGCGGGGGCACCAAAAAGTGTTTTCGTCCTTTGGCCGGGCCAGGATCAACCAAAGAAGCCAAGTGTGAGTTGCCCACCGAAAAATAA
- a CDS encoding rubredoxin-like domain-containing protein translates to MTKEDPHWKCGNCGRTVQAQQPPEKCPSCGEVCDFKNVSCYLPECGGPGNVDPRL, encoded by the coding sequence ATGACCAAGGAGGATCCTCATTGGAAATGCGGGAATTGCGGCAGAACCGTGCAAGCGCAACAGCCGCCTGAAAAATGCCCAAGCTGTGGCGAGGTCTGTGACTTCAAAAATGTTTCCTGTTACCTTCCCGAATGCGGCGGGCCGGGCAATGTTGACCCACGGCTTTGA
- a CDS encoding patatin-like phospholipase family protein → MKTLSHLLILVTLIMVPTNKGAVAMDDSRNTPLPAIGLALGSGGAGGLAHIAMLRVFDDLGVKPAGIAGTSIGAVIGALYAAGLSAAEIEEIFTEFGGSSLDVLSRLITPNAELTLTALLKIGNDGGAFDPGGFLEFLADKVEARRFEDLAIPLKVVATDYWTGKTVVLDQGDLFSAVQASMAVPGLFSPVQHDQQLLIDGGTSNPLPFDLLLKSHDLVVAIDVSRSRTRPEDQQVDSLDLLLGSFTMMQQSIIAARMEATQPDIYIKPEIHDIRMLHFNRIEEVLEQAKPAASELKSRLLKYQKNEE, encoded by the coding sequence ATGAAAACCCTTTCCCATTTGCTGATTCTGGTCACACTGATAATGGTGCCGACTAATAAAGGTGCAGTCGCGATGGACGACTCCAGGAACACCCCTTTACCTGCAATCGGCCTTGCTTTGGGCTCCGGCGGCGCCGGGGGGCTGGCTCATATCGCCATGCTGCGGGTGTTTGATGATCTGGGGGTTAAGCCGGCCGGAATTGCCGGGACCAGCATCGGAGCGGTAATCGGGGCGCTTTACGCGGCCGGGTTGAGTGCCGCCGAGATTGAGGAAATTTTTACCGAATTCGGCGGTTCCAGCCTCGATGTTCTTTCTCGGCTGATCACGCCCAATGCCGAGCTTACCCTGACCGCCCTGCTGAAAATCGGTAATGACGGCGGTGCCTTTGACCCCGGCGGATTCCTCGAGTTTCTGGCCGACAAGGTTGAGGCCCGCCGTTTTGAGGATCTTGCCATACCCCTTAAGGTCGTAGCCACCGATTACTGGACCGGGAAAACCGTGGTGCTCGACCAGGGTGATCTGTTTTCCGCCGTTCAAGCGAGCATGGCCGTACCCGGGCTTTTCTCACCGGTTCAGCATGATCAGCAACTTTTAATCGACGGCGGCACCTCCAATCCATTGCCTTTTGATCTCCTGCTCAAAAGCCACGACTTGGTCGTTGCCATTGACGTTTCCCGGTCGCGAACCCGGCCCGAGGACCAGCAGGTCGATTCCCTGGATTTACTGCTGGGCAGTTTTACCATGATGCAGCAGTCGATCATCGCGGCCCGAATGGAGGCTACTCAACCGGATATTTACATCAAGCCAGAAATTCACGATATTCGGATGCTTCACTTCAATCGGATCGAGGAAGTTCTCGAACAGGCGAAACCGGCCGCCTCCGAACTGAAAAGCAGGCTTCTAAAATATCAAAAAAACGAAGAGTAA
- a CDS encoding MipA/OmpV family protein, which translates to MRRLVPLLFTLLLGVPQEAHSGSFAFTISNSPKEGRLIVRAYDDPSSFGDFRNPIKEKHFSIDAVDQVFTLSDLDPGDYALLVFLDENLNGELDRNFIGIPREPIALSNDYQPRGPPSFNRARVTLARGQTLEQTLTPNRPLGDRGQIGVGLGIVMQSSPYVGSSGLSLQPIPAIVYIGDRLQVLGPVVNYNLYGAGPLRLAVRGEMRFRAYEEDDSTQLTGLGNRKTTVFGGLAMNSQLPAGFSLSLSYTHDLLGRIDAGTARASLSRGFQWGNVRLSPSVSVNWLDGDLANYEFGVPESAARADRPAYSLNDATNWAVGLNTMMELTPAWMATINLSYEILDDKIGESPIVDRRYLTRGFMAVTYTF; encoded by the coding sequence ATGCGTCGGCTAGTGCCCCTGCTTTTCACACTGCTTTTGGGCGTGCCACAGGAAGCCCATTCGGGCAGCTTTGCCTTCACCATCAGCAACAGTCCCAAAGAAGGTCGACTGATCGTCCGCGCCTACGACGACCCCAGCAGTTTTGGCGATTTTCGCAACCCGATCAAGGAAAAACACTTTTCGATCGATGCCGTTGACCAGGTTTTCACTCTTTCAGACCTGGACCCCGGTGACTATGCGCTGCTGGTATTTCTGGATGAAAATCTCAACGGCGAGCTGGATCGCAACTTTATCGGCATCCCCCGCGAGCCCATTGCCCTGTCCAACGATTATCAACCCCGGGGCCCGCCCAGCTTTAACCGCGCCCGGGTAACCCTGGCGCGGGGCCAGACACTGGAGCAGACTCTGACGCCCAACCGCCCCTTGGGCGACAGGGGCCAGATTGGCGTGGGCCTGGGCATTGTGATGCAAAGCTCGCCCTATGTGGGCAGCAGTGGCCTGAGCCTGCAGCCTATCCCGGCCATTGTCTATATAGGCGACCGGCTCCAGGTGTTGGGGCCGGTGGTCAATTATAACCTTTATGGAGCCGGCCCGCTGCGCCTGGCGGTGCGCGGTGAGATGCGCTTTAGGGCCTACGAAGAGGACGACTCTACCCAATTAACGGGGCTCGGGAACCGTAAAACCACGGTTTTCGGTGGGTTGGCCATGAACAGCCAGTTGCCCGCCGGGTTCAGCCTATCGCTGAGCTATACCCACGATCTGCTCGGACGTATTGACGCCGGCACGGCCCGTGCGTCGTTGTCCCGAGGCTTTCAGTGGGGCAATGTACGCCTGTCGCCATCGGTGTCGGTCAACTGGCTGGATGGCGACCTGGCCAACTATGAGTTTGGCGTTCCGGAATCGGCGGCGCGTGCGGACAGACCGGCCTACAGCCTGAATGATGCCACCAACTGGGCGGTGGGTCTGAATACGATGATGGAGTTAACGCCGGCATGGATGGCGACAATCAACCTGAGCTATGAAATCCTGGATGACAAGATTGGCGAGAGTCCCATTGTGGATAGACGCTATTTGACGCGCGGATTTATGGCAGTGACCTATACATTTTAA
- a CDS encoding glycoside hydrolase family 5 protein: protein MKSALCLLQIFLLLLTAGPAFAAQPGDGFLRVDGPRVVNAAGEEVVLRGLNVEFRSFFDTLAPDDIARIAGMGANVIRLALDYRDFEPEPFSYRRESFALLDRILDWCRLHGVYVILDMHLAPGKQNPHDFVVHRQNQARFWIEPENQERFYALWVELARRYRDDPVIAGYDLLNEGTPGTIERYREVMTTVAARIREVDPNHMLIVEEAILPDWEKRLILLDDPNVLYSIHFFHPPQFAFYSTTSYRPVTTYPGEMFKAGPLIASARAEIGPEEAEEWRKIEVRGVAPEGADLLLATIYSENPGQIWFDDLKLEAAGREIELPAPLVANNAFAIDYPGFNWRTDGDCVLFDEYRARNGGRSLLFADCRQPATARSSPIQVVPGEYRLSGWYRSAEAGSGNGGLALNWHRQVTIGQINRQELVEQMAYALDFMREHGVPLYVGEFTMHTNPWPDSARRYLHDLLTIMEEAGLHWTFWVYYSPFAGVGLFRDDPPVPGNPVALEVLGDYFRPGRFLSEPASANALE, encoded by the coding sequence ATGAAATCCGCCCTTTGTCTTCTGCAAATTTTTTTGCTGCTGCTTACCGCCGGGCCTGCCTTTGCGGCGCAACCGGGGGATGGCTTTCTCCGGGTGGATGGCCCCAGGGTGGTCAACGCCGCCGGGGAAGAGGTGGTGCTCCGGGGGTTGAATGTTGAGTTCAGGAGCTTTTTCGACACCCTCGCCCCCGACGATATCGCCCGGATCGCCGGGATGGGGGCCAATGTCATCCGCCTGGCCCTGGACTATCGCGATTTCGAACCCGAGCCTTTCAGCTATCGCCGGGAGAGCTTTGCTCTGCTGGACCGAATTCTCGACTGGTGCCGGCTGCATGGGGTCTATGTGATCCTGGACATGCACCTGGCGCCGGGCAAGCAGAACCCGCACGATTTCGTGGTCCATCGCCAGAACCAGGCCCGGTTCTGGATCGAGCCGGAGAACCAGGAAAGGTTTTACGCCCTCTGGGTCGAACTGGCCCGCCGCTATCGCGATGACCCGGTCATCGCCGGCTATGATCTGCTCAACGAGGGGACGCCGGGCACCATCGAGCGCTACCGGGAAGTGATGACCACCGTGGCCGCCCGGATCAGGGAGGTCGACCCAAACCATATGCTGATTGTCGAGGAAGCGATCCTGCCCGACTGGGAGAAGCGCCTGATCCTGCTGGACGACCCCAACGTCCTTTACAGCATCCACTTTTTCCATCCCCCCCAGTTCGCCTTTTACTCGACCACCAGTTATCGGCCGGTGACCACCTATCCCGGCGAGATGTTCAAGGCCGGGCCGTTGATCGCCAGCGCCAGGGCGGAAATCGGGCCCGAAGAGGCCGAGGAGTGGCGAAAAATCGAAGTTCGGGGCGTGGCGCCGGAAGGGGCGGATCTCCTGTTGGCCACCATTTATTCGGAGAACCCGGGCCAGATCTGGTTTGACGACCTCAAGCTGGAGGCCGCCGGCCGCGAGATCGAACTGCCGGCCCCGCTGGTGGCCAACAACGCTTTCGCCATCGACTATCCGGGCTTTAACTGGCGCACCGACGGCGATTGCGTTCTGTTCGATGAATACCGGGCCCGCAACGGCGGGCGATCCCTGCTTTTCGCCGATTGTCGGCAACCGGCGACCGCGCGCAGCAGCCCCATCCAGGTTGTTCCCGGGGAATACCGGCTGAGCGGCTGGTACCGGAGCGCCGAAGCCGGCAGCGGCAACGGGGGCCTGGCCTTGAACTGGCACCGGCAAGTCACCATCGGCCAGATCAACCGGCAAGAGCTTGTCGAACAAATGGCCTACGCCCTGGATTTCATGCGGGAGCATGGGGTCCCGCTCTATGTCGGGGAGTTTACCATGCACACCAACCCCTGGCCGGATAGCGCCCGCAGATACCTCCACGACCTGCTCACGATCATGGAAGAGGCCGGCCTGCACTGGACCTTCTGGGTCTATTATTCACCCTTTGCCGGGGTCGGCCTCTTCCGTGACGACCCGCCGGTGCCGGGCAACCCGGTCGCCCTGGAGGTGTTGGGCGATTATTTCCGGCCCGGCCGCTTTCTTTCAGAGCCAGCTTCGGCAAACGCTTTGGAATAG